The Paraphotobacterium marinum genome segment CATCTAGCTTCACTTTATGTTAAGTATGGTTATTATTTTACTTCACAAAAAATTATTCACTTAAATTCTGAAAATTTTGATTTTATGCAAGAGTTAAGAACCAAACATATTAAAAAAATCGGAAATACTTCAGTATCATACATCGAAGATTATTTATCAGGAAAAGTCGTCTATTTTACTAAAGAGCAACCAAAGCAAGAAATCCAGTTACCCTCCTCGGATATACTTATTTATAATTTATCAGACAACTCAAGAATCATTATTCGACCATCAGGGACAGAGCCTAAGATAAAAATATATTATGAAATTTTACTAAAGCTAAATCATGTAGATGAGTTTGAAACAATAAGCAAGATTGGTAAAAGTAAAATAAAAGAGCTTGAACAGTTTCATTTAGATGAAATAAAAAGATAGATAATACAGTACATTAAAAAAGTGCATTACTTATAAAAAATGTTTTTTCTTAAAAAGAAAAAACATTCACTTTTGCTGGTGGTAAGTTTCTCATAACCTTTTGAGATTCAATAAGCTTTCCGCCCTTAGGATAAAACCTATTTCGGCTTAAAAAATCATATGTAAATTGAATATATTTACCTTCAGGACTTAAAACTTGGGGGATTTGTTCTAAAATTGCAGAGCTTGTTTTTCGAGGCAGTGATCTTAACGGTAAGCCAGATATAATAGTTCCAACTTGTCCAACTATATCTTTTAAGATATTCGTTAAACCTGCTGCATCACCATGTACTACACGAACGCCAGGAAAATTTCTTTTAAGTTGAAAATAAAAATTTTCGTTATATTCAATAACAATTAATTTTTTTGGTTCAATACCAATTTTTAATAATTCAGCAGTTACCACACCAGTTCCTGGACCAAGTTCAACCACATATTCATCCTTAGAATGCCTAACATGTGACACCATTTCTCTAACTAAATATTTTGAGCTAGGTAATATAGCACCTGTTGTCCTTGGATTTGACGCCATAGTTCTTACGAAACTAAATGTGTTTTTAAGATAACTCTTTTCAATATTTTTCATATGTTCCCTTATATAAAATTTACTAATATCCATATCATAGTAAAAGTATAAAATTAGTTATGATTCCATATTCTCTTGAATTTCTCATCCGTTCGTAAGGTTAAAACCTCGCATCCTTTTTCTGTAACTAAAATGGTATGTTCCCATTGTGCCGACTTCTTACCATCAACTGTATATGCAGTCCATGAGTCACCATCATTAAAGCGAATACCTGACTTTCCTGCATTAATCATTGGTTCGATTGTGAAACACATACCTGGCTTTAAAATTAAAGAATGGTTGTTTTTATAATGAAGGACTTCCGGCGCCTCATGAAAAACTTCTCCAATCCCATGCCCGATAAAATCTTTTACAATCGTATACCTAGTACTTGCAGATTTTTTGCTTTTAATATATTTTTCAATTGTTGTACCGATCTCGCCTAATTTAATTCCTGGTCGAACAACTTTGATAGCTTCGTACATACTCTCCTGTGTAACCTGAATTAATCTCCGATCTTTTGGATTCACCTCTCCAATCATAAACATTTTTGAAGTATCCCCATGAAAACCATCTTTAATAACAGTCACATCTATATTTAAAATATCACCGTTTTTTAGGATTTCTGTCTCGTTAGGTATACCATGACATATTACGTCATTAATAGATGTACAAACAGATTTAGGAAATCCATTGTAATTTAAACATGCTGGGATAGCATCTTGCTCATTAACAATATAATCATGACAAATTTTATCTAACTTTTCAGTTGAAACACCCGCCACTACAAATGGTGTTATCATTTCTAAAACTTCAGATGCTAATTTACCCGCAACACGCATTTTTTCAATATCATCAGCACTTTTTATGGAAACTTCTTCGTTCATATTTTTTCTCAATTAACTTAACTCTTTCAATTATAACCGACTAAAGTTATGAAACAACAATTTTTAAAGAAACCATTCATAAGAAATACGTTGATAGAAAAAATATTAAAGAAAAATAATTAAAAATTGTCATTAATAAGTTAAAAATTACTATTTACTTAAAGAGAATTTTATCATATAGTAACCCCCTACTTTGTGATAATGATAATGATTATCATTTGCTTTAAGGGGTGAGGTTAAAAATGGAAGTTCTATATCATCTGAGCCATTTATTTGGTCCTATCATTTATATCATGTTATTTGCCTTTTTCTTTCTGACCTTTTTAACAACGGAAAGGATCATCAAATTTATTCTTCTACCTAAATTTAAGTTACCCAAACATGATCATCTTTCAGAATATAATGAAAAGTGTAAACACTCTAAAATTAATAACCATTTTTCATCATATGTTTTATCTACTTTAAAAGATAATCAAAAAAAACAAGCAGAGCGAAAAATAAATTTATATCTTCAATCTTTAAGAAAAAATTTGTTCAGGCCTCTTATTTTATTAAATTTGTTAGCTGTTGTTTCTCCAATGCTAGGGCTTCTTGGCACAATTTGGGGTATGAGTAAATCTTTTGCATCATTATCGGCACAAATGAACCAAGCAAATGATTTTGAAAATTTAATCAGATATTTATCAGAAGCCATGTATGCAACTGCATTTGGAATTGTAATTGCATCCTTGAGTTTAATAGCTCTATTTGTTTTTAGGTTCTTATTTGAACAATATTTTCAAAATCTTGAAGACTCCTTGAACACGTTTATTGAGAGTCGCGCATGATTTCATCTAATCAAAAACAAATTGAATTTATCAATGAACCTAACCTGATTCCACTTTTGGATTTTTTTTTGATATTAGTCGTTATGCTTGCCTTGATGGTCGGACCAATTCAAAGTTATATTAAAATTAACCTTCCTGAGTTACAAAAAAAATATTCTCAAACTAACAAAACTAACAATCATATCATTAGCATCTTAAAAACAAATCAAATTTATTTAGATGGGAAGTTATTAACTAGCACCCAAGAACTTGAACAAAAAATTCACAACAAAGGAGGTCCAATTAAAAGTTATAAATTGGCTGTTGACTCTCAATTGCCATCAACAAACTTAATTAAAATTCTAACTATTTTAAAAAAAATAATATAAAAATAATGAAACTAATTGTCAAAAATAAAAATTAAAACAAGAATTAAACACAGGAATTAACCAAATGAAAAAAGTTGGATTTAAGCTTTCATCAATAGCAATCTTGGTGCTGTTATCATCCAAAGGGTATGCCCTTCCATATAACACCCAGCATTTAGAATCAATTGAAGTAACAGGTCAATTAAAAACCAAACAAAATAAACAGATGAAAAATGCAAACTTTGCAAATTATAAAACAAACTTATCTGATTCTTCAAGCATGATACCCTATCAAAAATATAAAATTGATGTGTCTGCCACGCCAAATAATGATCTTGAAAATCTAATTAACCTTACTCCAGGTT includes the following:
- a CDS encoding MotA/TolQ/ExbB proton channel family protein encodes the protein MEVLYHLSHLFGPIIYIMLFAFFFLTFLTTERIIKFILLPKFKLPKHDHLSEYNEKCKHSKINNHFSSYVLSTLKDNQKKQAERKINLYLQSLRKNLFRPLILLNLLAVVSPMLGLLGTIWGMSKSFASLSAQMNQANDFENLIRYLSEAMYATAFGIVIASLSLIALFVFRFLFEQYFQNLEDSLNTFIESRA
- the map gene encoding type I methionyl aminopeptidase, with translation MNEEVSIKSADDIEKMRVAGKLASEVLEMITPFVVAGVSTEKLDKICHDYIVNEQDAIPACLNYNGFPKSVCTSINDVICHGIPNETEILKNGDILNIDVTVIKDGFHGDTSKMFMIGEVNPKDRRLIQVTQESMYEAIKVVRPGIKLGEIGTTIEKYIKSKKSASTRYTIVKDFIGHGIGEVFHEAPEVLHYKNNHSLILKPGMCFTIEPMINAGKSGIRFNDGDSWTAYTVDGKKSAQWEHTILVTEKGCEVLTLRTDEKFKRIWNHN
- a CDS encoding class I SAM-dependent methyltransferase, which gives rise to MKNIEKSYLKNTFSFVRTMASNPRTTGAILPSSKYLVREMVSHVRHSKDEYVVELGPGTGVVTAELLKIGIEPKKLIVIEYNENFYFQLKRNFPGVRVVHGDAAGLTNILKDIVGQVGTIISGLPLRSLPRKTSSAILEQIPQVLSPEGKYIQFTYDFLSRNRFYPKGGKLIESQKVMRNLPPAKVNVFSF
- a CDS encoding ExbD/TolR family protein — translated: MISSNQKQIEFINEPNLIPLLDFFLILVVMLALMVGPIQSYIKINLPELQKKYSQTNKTNNHIISILKTNQIYLDGKLLTSTQELEQKIHNKGGPIKSYKLAVDSQLPSTNLIKILTILKKII